The Nitriliruptor alkaliphilus DSM 45188 genome includes a region encoding these proteins:
- a CDS encoding glutamyl-tRNA reductase, which yields MSVLVVGCNHRSADLALLERLAVPTEELPKALASLTRLPHVTEAAILSTCNRVEVYASVSRFHPGLAELRSWFAERGDIHPQDLEELHYSYHDDRAAAHLFAVAGGVDSMVVGEQQIAVQVKAAMEAARVEGTARRVLQRLFRQSVRVGRRIRRDTDIAQGASSMVDVGLDVARQRLGSADLAGRTVLIVGAGKVGSLTAARLMDEGAGRVLVWNRSADKAQRLAAKVAGEVVPAGGLRAALAAADLAVCTTGAPQPVLDEVLVAAALTDREVAGRAAGQAPLVLLDLAMPRNVAPACEALGGVSVVDIADVRDRAGRGVTGEVIASARAVVDEEADRFAAWVAASEIEPTIRDLRGQAERVRTAELDRLATKLGDLDDKQRAAVEALTRGIVNTLLHEPTVRLKRLADDGAAEPHADALRELFGLDQPDLS from the coding sequence TTGTCCGTCCTGGTCGTCGGCTGCAACCACCGCAGCGCGGATCTCGCGCTGTTGGAACGGTTGGCCGTACCGACCGAGGAGCTGCCGAAGGCGCTGGCGTCGCTGACCCGCCTGCCGCACGTCACCGAGGCTGCGATCCTGTCGACCTGCAACCGGGTCGAGGTCTACGCCTCGGTCTCGCGCTTCCACCCGGGGCTCGCCGAGCTCCGGAGCTGGTTCGCCGAACGCGGGGACATCCACCCGCAGGATCTCGAGGAGCTGCACTACAGCTACCACGACGACCGCGCCGCGGCGCACCTGTTCGCCGTCGCCGGGGGCGTCGACTCCATGGTCGTCGGCGAGCAGCAGATCGCGGTCCAGGTCAAGGCCGCCATGGAGGCCGCTCGGGTCGAGGGCACCGCGCGTCGCGTCCTGCAGCGGCTGTTCCGCCAGAGCGTGCGCGTCGGCCGCCGCATCCGCCGCGACACCGACATCGCGCAGGGCGCATCGTCGATGGTCGACGTGGGGCTGGACGTCGCTCGCCAGCGCCTCGGGAGCGCCGACCTCGCCGGCCGGACCGTCCTGATCGTCGGTGCCGGCAAGGTCGGGTCGCTGACCGCGGCACGCCTGATGGACGAGGGTGCCGGCCGGGTGCTGGTATGGAACCGCAGCGCTGACAAGGCCCAGCGCCTGGCTGCCAAGGTCGCTGGCGAGGTCGTGCCCGCCGGTGGCCTGCGCGCCGCGCTCGCCGCCGCCGACCTCGCGGTGTGCACCACCGGCGCGCCACAGCCGGTCCTCGACGAGGTGCTGGTCGCGGCGGCGCTGACCGACCGCGAGGTCGCCGGGCGTGCGGCCGGGCAGGCGCCGCTCGTGCTGCTCGACCTGGCCATGCCACGCAACGTCGCGCCGGCCTGCGAGGCCCTCGGTGGGGTCAGCGTGGTCGACATCGCCGACGTCCGGGACCGGGCCGGCCGCGGGGTGACCGGCGAGGTCATCGCCAGCGCGCGTGCCGTCGTGGACGAGGAGGCCGATCGCTTCGCCGCCTGGGTGGCCGCCTCCGAGATCGAGCCGACCATCCGCGACCTGCGCGGCCAGGCCGAACGGGTCCGCACCGCCGAACTCGACCGCCTCGCGACCAAGCTCGGGGACCTCGACGACAAGCAGCGCGCCGCGGTCGAGGCGTTGACGCGCGGCATCGTCAACACCCTCCTGCACGAGCCGACGGTGCGCTTGAAGCGCCTCGCCGACGACGGCGCGGCCGAACCACACGCCGATGCCCTCCGCGAACTGTTCGGGCTCGACCAGCCGGACCTGTCGTGA
- a CDS encoding sugar phosphate isomerase/epimerase family protein, which yields MRLLASTGPLFARPLDWALGVIAEAGYDGAELMVTQDPATQDAERVAKASQQEGLPVPVVHGPFLLLTRRVFGTDLVQKARRTIELAGDLDADVMIVHPPFRWQREFHRYLLGEGNAEAAEVGTRIGVENLYPVSVAGRPVRFHRYTLAEHLAPFDHVVLDTSHFGVAEADIVAAYERLRDRAVHLHVSDNRGGGRDSHAPLGHGILPLAGFLHAVAADAATGRGRAGRGEVSITLELDCRRYVDDRAALVGYLRQEREKCLALLGGAPAEEVLGRPDVVAVAPGALEDDADQPTAPPTAG from the coding sequence ATGCGCCTGCTCGCCTCGACCGGCCCGCTGTTCGCCCGACCCCTCGACTGGGCGCTCGGGGTGATCGCCGAGGCCGGGTACGACGGGGCCGAGCTGATGGTGACCCAGGACCCCGCCACGCAGGACGCCGAGCGCGTCGCCAAGGCGTCCCAGCAGGAGGGCCTCCCCGTCCCGGTGGTGCACGGTCCGTTCCTCCTGCTCACCCGGCGGGTGTTCGGGACCGATCTGGTGCAGAAGGCTCGGCGCACCATCGAGCTCGCCGGCGACCTCGACGCGGACGTGATGATCGTGCACCCGCCGTTCCGGTGGCAGCGTGAGTTCCACCGCTACCTGCTCGGTGAGGGCAACGCGGAGGCGGCGGAGGTCGGGACGCGGATCGGCGTCGAGAACCTCTACCCGGTGTCGGTGGCGGGCCGACCCGTCCGTTTCCACCGCTACACGTTGGCCGAACACCTCGCCCCGTTCGACCACGTCGTGCTCGACACCTCGCACTTCGGCGTCGCCGAGGCCGACATCGTCGCGGCCTACGAACGGCTCCGCGACCGGGCGGTCCACCTCCACGTCTCGGACAACCGGGGCGGGGGACGCGACAGCCACGCACCCCTCGGGCACGGGATCCTGCCCCTGGCCGGTTTCCTGCACGCGGTCGCGGCCGACGCCGCCACCGGTCGCGGTCGCGCCGGCCGCGGCGAGGTCTCGATCACCCTCGAGCTCGACTGCCGCCGGTACGTCGACGACCGGGCCGCCCTCGTCGGCTACCTGCGGCAGGAACGCGAGAAGTGCCTCGCGCTGCTCGGCGGCGCCCCCGCGGAGGAGGTCCTCGGCCGACCTGACGTGGTCGCCGTGGCCCCGGGAGCCCTGGAGGACGACGCCGACCAGCCCACCGCACCCCCCACGGCCGGCTGA
- a CDS encoding AMP-binding protein, which yields MSAALDLHDPDRVPDLAARLRRTALERPDHPAVVEGERTLTYGQLHERVDAATAALQGLGVAPGTRVALVLGTSITFVEAYAAVLRAGAAFVPLLPGLAPDELRHALADAGAAVAVVGPERAAEVAALRGELPDLEHLVVLGGGIEGAHDYEALLAEAGEPELVTRDADDLAALVYTSGTTGRPRGAVLTRGNLAANQDQSLAGRFEVGADDVVLLVLPLAHIYALNVGLGTSVTVGATMVLVERFEPAATLEVIARHGVTVVLGAPPMYIAWLESGLLAAADTSSVRLAVSGAAPLGVPTLERFAAATGITIEEGYGLTEASPSVAATSMADAPAPGSVGLPLPGIELRLVDAQGRDVEVGDPGEVWVRGPNVFQGYWNDPEGTAEALTPDGWLRTGDVGTQDEDGMLRLVDRLRDLIIVSGFNVYPREVERVLLEAPTVADAAVVGAPHPLTGETVVAYVVPRGGAEVDVDALTGRCRQLLARYKCPSRIEVVTTLPQTATGKVRRGELRGRATG from the coding sequence GTGAGCGCAGCGCTCGACCTGCACGATCCCGATCGCGTCCCCGACCTCGCCGCTCGGCTGCGCCGGACCGCGCTGGAACGCCCGGACCACCCCGCGGTCGTCGAGGGCGAGCGCACCCTGACCTACGGGCAGCTGCACGAGCGCGTCGACGCCGCCACCGCGGCCCTGCAGGGCCTCGGCGTCGCGCCCGGCACCCGTGTGGCCCTCGTGCTCGGGACCAGCATCACCTTCGTCGAGGCGTACGCGGCGGTGCTGCGCGCCGGCGCTGCCTTCGTACCGTTGCTGCCCGGTCTGGCTCCCGACGAGCTCCGCCACGCGCTCGCCGATGCCGGCGCGGCCGTCGCCGTCGTGGGGCCGGAGCGTGCCGCCGAGGTCGCCGCGCTCCGCGGGGAGCTCCCCGACCTCGAGCACCTCGTGGTGCTCGGCGGTGGGATCGAGGGTGCGCACGACTACGAGGCGTTGCTCGCCGAGGCCGGTGAGCCCGAGCTCGTGACCCGTGATGCCGACGACCTCGCGGCCCTCGTCTACACCTCGGGCACCACCGGCCGCCCGCGGGGCGCGGTGCTCACACGCGGCAACCTCGCCGCGAACCAGGACCAGTCGCTCGCCGGTCGCTTCGAGGTGGGGGCCGACGACGTCGTGCTGCTCGTCCTACCGCTGGCCCACATCTACGCCCTGAACGTGGGCCTCGGCACCTCGGTGACGGTCGGCGCCACCATGGTGCTCGTCGAGCGTTTCGAACCTGCGGCGACGCTGGAGGTCATCGCCCGCCACGGGGTCACCGTCGTGCTGGGCGCGCCCCCGATGTACATCGCGTGGCTGGAGTCCGGGCTGCTGGCAGCCGCCGACACCTCGTCCGTGCGGCTCGCGGTCTCGGGCGCCGCACCGCTCGGCGTCCCGACCCTCGAGCGCTTCGCCGCCGCGACCGGCATCACCATCGAGGAGGGGTACGGGCTGACCGAGGCGTCCCCGTCGGTCGCAGCTACGTCCATGGCCGACGCCCCGGCGCCGGGAAGCGTCGGGTTGCCGCTGCCGGGGATCGAGCTGCGGCTCGTGGACGCGCAGGGCCGTGACGTCGAGGTCGGCGATCCGGGGGAGGTGTGGGTCCGGGGCCCCAACGTCTTCCAGGGGTACTGGAACGACCCCGAGGGGACCGCCGAGGCGCTGACGCCCGACGGGTGGCTGCGGACCGGCGACGTCGGCACGCAGGACGAGGACGGGATGCTGCGGCTGGTCGACCGGCTTCGGGACCTGATCATCGTCAGCGGGTTCAACGTCTACCCCCGTGAGGTCGAGCGCGTCCTCCTCGAGGCCCCGACGGTCGCCGATGCGGCCGTGGTCGGCGCCCCCCACCCCCTCACCGGTGAGACCGTCGTGGCCTACGTGGTCCCGCGGGGCGGTGCCGAGGTCGACGTCGACGCACTGACCGGGCGGTGTCGTCAGCTGCTGGCCCGCTACAAGTGTCCGTCGCGGATCGAGGTGGTCACGACCCTGCCCCAGACGGCGACCGGCAAGGTGCGCCGCGGCGAGCTGCGGGGCCGCGCGACCGGCTGA
- a CDS encoding CAP domain-containing protein, producing MNRQPYRTATAAPAPIAVLLTLVLALVLALVPGIGAAQAAPDSGVEARFVQLINAERAKAGLPALRVADDLVGVGRRHAVRMAEQDHLHHNPNLGSDVKGWDKVGENVGRGPDVDRVHAAFMASEGHRRNILDPEWTEVGVGVEMVDGGLWVTELFRLPSGASAPPPAADPAPADPAPDPAPTSTPEPASDATTSAAAPAAEPDPEPEPPVREVVDVPLPVDRVTLVLARLGVHDDGHPPAGSEAP from the coding sequence GTGAACCGTCAGCCGTACCGCACCGCGACCGCTGCCCCGGCGCCGATCGCCGTCCTGCTGACCCTCGTCCTCGCCCTGGTGCTCGCGCTGGTCCCCGGGATCGGCGCCGCGCAGGCAGCCCCCGACAGCGGCGTCGAGGCTCGGTTCGTCCAGCTGATCAACGCCGAGCGAGCCAAGGCCGGCCTGCCGGCGCTGCGGGTCGCGGACGACCTCGTCGGGGTGGGACGCCGACACGCGGTGCGGATGGCCGAGCAGGACCACCTGCACCACAACCCGAACCTCGGCAGCGACGTGAAGGGCTGGGACAAGGTGGGCGAGAACGTCGGGCGCGGCCCGGACGTCGACCGCGTCCACGCGGCCTTCATGGCCTCCGAGGGGCACCGCCGCAACATCCTCGACCCCGAGTGGACCGAGGTCGGCGTCGGGGTCGAGATGGTCGACGGGGGCCTGTGGGTCACCGAGCTGTTCCGCCTGCCGTCGGGGGCCAGCGCCCCGCCACCAGCCGCCGACCCGGCCCCCGCGGACCCCGCGCCGGACCCCGCACCGACCAGCACGCCCGAACCGGCGAGCGACGCGACCACCTCCGCTGCGGCGCCCGCCGCCGAGCCCGACCCCGAGCCCGAACCGCCGGTCCGAGAGGTCGTCGACGTACCGCTCCCGGTCGACCGTGTCACGCTCGTCCTCGCCCGGCTCGGTGTCCACGACGACGGCCATCCACCGGCGGGTTCAGAGGCTCCCTGA
- a CDS encoding glutaredoxin family protein yields the protein MVVYTRQGCGLCRRAEELVRREARGADVRLVDVDGDPALQARYSVRVPVVTIDGHEVAELEVAPGDVRRAMVRARHPRR from the coding sequence GTGGTCGTCTACACCCGTCAGGGTTGTGGACTGTGTCGTCGCGCCGAGGAACTGGTGCGGCGAGAGGCTCGCGGGGCCGACGTGCGGCTCGTCGACGTCGACGGGGATCCGGCGCTGCAGGCGCGGTACTCGGTGCGCGTGCCGGTGGTGACCATCGACGGTCACGAGGTCGCCGAGCTCGAGGTGGCGCCCGGCGATGTACGGCGGGCCATGGTCCGGGCCCGGCACCCACGTCGCTAG
- a CDS encoding uroporphyrinogen-III synthase produces MATTSAHSPLARRRVLVTRPPHQVAELVQGIRLAGGEPVLAPTIATVPGDTDALIAAAHDLAAGVVAGACFTSANGVHAFARGCDEGRLDRRGLLDGLTLVGAVGPRTAELVLETFGRAPTVVPDTSTGAALGAAVPPGSGEVLLPRGDLAADDLDRALRRRGWTPRRVDAYRTVTAPSLPGGVLTALAAGEVDLLAFTSASTVRGFVELVGDRPWSGRVVAIGPVTAAACRELGLTVAEQADPHDLDGLLVALGRAAEVTGGRTT; encoded by the coding sequence GTGGCCACGACGTCCGCGCACAGCCCGCTGGCGCGACGGCGCGTGCTCGTGACGCGCCCACCGCACCAGGTCGCGGAGCTGGTGCAGGGCATCCGCCTCGCCGGCGGTGAGCCGGTGCTGGCCCCCACCATCGCGACGGTCCCGGGTGACACCGACGCGCTGATCGCGGCCGCCCACGACCTCGCGGCGGGGGTGGTGGCCGGGGCCTGCTTCACCTCGGCCAACGGCGTCCACGCCTTCGCCCGCGGCTGCGACGAGGGGCGCCTCGATCGACGCGGCCTGCTCGACGGACTGACGTTGGTCGGCGCGGTCGGTCCCCGCACCGCCGAGCTGGTCCTCGAGACGTTCGGTCGAGCCCCCACCGTCGTCCCGGACACCTCGACCGGTGCAGCGCTCGGGGCGGCCGTGCCCCCCGGGAGCGGCGAGGTGCTGCTCCCGCGGGGCGACCTCGCTGCTGACGACCTCGACCGCGCGCTCCGGCGGCGGGGATGGACCCCGCGGCGGGTCGACGCCTACCGGACGGTCACGGCGCCGTCGCTGCCCGGCGGGGTACTCACCGCGCTGGCGGCCGGCGAGGTCGACCTGCTGGCGTTCACCAGCGCCTCGACCGTGCGCGGCTTCGTCGAACTGGTCGGTGACCGGCCGTGGTCGGGCCGGGTGGTCGCCATCGGCCCGGTGACCGCCGCCGCGTGCCGCGAACTCGGGCTGACGGTGGCCGAGCAGGCCGATCCCCACGACCTCGACGGGCTGCTGGTGGCGCTCGGTCGGGCCGCGGAGGTGACCGGAGGGAGGACGACGTGA
- a CDS encoding DUF5667 domain-containing protein codes for MTLSSRRERIDQLADLLDGTLADDEARSDVRRLATLASTVTTEVERPQLDEAERDRIRTRVMAAVHTDLQEAESTRLAPSRTTRSARTAVATGVASVLIGTGGVAVAAQDALPGDALYGIKQATESVRMAAAGDLTDQGRLELALATERLEEVTDSVARGGVRNQDLIDTLRRMDERSWSGAQTLVRVAERSGEPDLIHEVARFTERQASGIVDVFGDLPIEVRPHAEDSLATLRAIREQLVAPALGQHDDIASAELAAAIESLLRSSPLPPGPGFSEPTSTGDGSSTTDGATSEGSTSTTPSLGGEPLPLPGDTVTSTDDDPTLVPGLTGPLDEVGEAVDDTLGEIVDGTDDLVEDTVEELDDLVDDTVEVVDGLLNGALGTVGGLLGGTSTD; via the coding sequence GTGACCCTGAGCAGCCGCCGCGAGCGCATCGACCAGCTGGCCGACCTGCTCGACGGCACCCTCGCGGACGACGAGGCGCGCAGCGATGTGCGCCGCCTGGCCACCCTCGCCAGCACCGTGACCACCGAGGTCGAGCGGCCCCAGCTCGACGAGGCCGAGCGCGACCGCATCCGCACCCGGGTCATGGCGGCCGTCCACACCGACCTCCAGGAGGCCGAGTCGACGCGCCTCGCCCCGTCGCGGACCACCCGCTCGGCCCGCACCGCCGTCGCCACCGGCGTCGCCTCGGTGCTCATCGGGACCGGTGGCGTCGCCGTCGCGGCCCAGGACGCACTACCGGGCGACGCCCTCTACGGCATCAAGCAGGCCACCGAGTCGGTCCGCATGGCGGCCGCCGGTGACCTCACCGATCAGGGCAGGCTCGAGCTCGCGCTCGCCACCGAGCGCCTCGAGGAGGTGACCGACTCCGTTGCGCGCGGCGGGGTGCGCAACCAGGACCTGATCGACACGCTGCGACGCATGGACGAGCGGTCGTGGAGCGGCGCGCAGACCCTCGTCCGCGTCGCCGAACGCTCCGGCGAGCCCGACCTGATCCACGAGGTGGCGCGGTTCACCGAACGTCAGGCGTCGGGCATCGTCGACGTGTTCGGGGACCTGCCCATCGAGGTCCGCCCCCACGCCGAGGACTCGCTCGCCACGCTCCGTGCCATCCGCGAGCAGCTCGTGGCGCCGGCGCTCGGCCAGCACGACGACATCGCCTCCGCCGAGCTCGCCGCAGCGATCGAGTCGCTGCTGCGCTCCTCGCCGTTGCCGCCGGGCCCGGGGTTCTCCGAGCCCACCTCCACCGGTGACGGGAGCTCGACCACCGACGGCGCGACGAGCGAGGGTTCGACCTCGACCACCCCGTCGCTCGGCGGCGAGCCGCTCCCCCTCCCCGGGGACACCGTGACCTCCACCGACGACGATCCCACGCTGGTGCCGGGCCTGACCGGCCCGCTCGACGAGGTCGGCGAGGCGGTGGACGACACCCTCGGCGAGATCGTCGACGGCACCGACGACCTCGTCGAGGACACCGTGGAGGAGCTCGACGACCTCGTCGACGACACCGTGGAGGTCGTCGACGGTCTGCTCAACGGTGCCCTCGGCACCGTCGGTGGCCTCCTCGGTGGCACGTCCACCGACTGA
- a CDS encoding redox-sensing transcriptional repressor Rex: MGERRIPQATASRLPRYLQALVEAAERGQETISSDGLARAAGLNSAIVRKDVSFLGTAGTRGVGYAVPDLATEISAILGITVDRPVVIVGIGNLGRALATYGGFTRRGFTTVALVDVAEDVIGTRVGEHLVEPVSQLATIVAERGVELGVLATPSQHTQAAANQLVACGVRGLLNFAPVRLEVPGDVTVRSVDLSTELQLLSFYQQMAATDLSAATG, translated from the coding sequence GTGGGCGAGCGGCGTATCCCGCAGGCCACCGCCTCGCGTCTGCCGCGGTACCTGCAGGCCCTGGTCGAGGCGGCCGAGCGCGGTCAGGAGACGATCTCCTCCGACGGGCTCGCCCGCGCCGCCGGGCTCAACTCCGCCATCGTCCGCAAGGACGTCTCCTTCCTCGGGACGGCAGGGACGCGGGGGGTCGGGTACGCGGTGCCGGACCTCGCCACCGAGATCTCCGCCATCCTCGGCATCACCGTCGACCGGCCCGTGGTGATCGTCGGCATCGGCAACCTCGGGCGGGCGCTCGCCACGTACGGGGGGTTCACGCGCCGCGGCTTCACGACGGTCGCCCTGGTGGACGTCGCCGAGGACGTGATCGGGACCCGCGTGGGCGAGCACCTGGTCGAGCCGGTCTCGCAGTTGGCGACCATCGTCGCCGAGCGGGGGGTGGAGCTCGGCGTGCTCGCCACCCCGAGCCAGCACACCCAGGCCGCCGCCAACCAGCTCGTGGCTTGCGGGGTGCGCGGCCTGCTCAACTTCGCCCCGGTCCGGCTCGAGGTCCCGGGCGACGTCACCGTCCGGAGCGTCGACCTGTCGACGGAGCTGCAGCTGCTCAGCTTCTACCAGCAGATGGCCGCTACCGACCTGTCGGCCGCCACCGGCTGA
- a CDS encoding sigma-70 family RNA polymerase sigma factor yields MSVEAAASTATPEATAEVAAIDPEVVALVDRARTGDAQAFADLYDRYVDQIFAYVYRRVGHRQLAEDLVGDVFLRAFRRLSTFEWQGVDLGAWITTIARNRVHDHFKSARFRLERTTDEVREPAPSGQSHEDPERIAVARDMARALGAALEGLKGEHREVIELRFIHDLSVAETAAVMERSVGATKALQYRALKALSGAVQDHPELAKLAATGLTGLLALLVVGA; encoded by the coding sequence GTGAGCGTCGAGGCCGCGGCGAGCACCGCCACACCCGAGGCCACCGCCGAGGTGGCGGCGATCGACCCCGAGGTCGTCGCGCTCGTCGACCGTGCACGGACCGGGGACGCCCAGGCGTTCGCCGACCTCTACGACCGCTACGTCGATCAGATCTTCGCCTACGTCTACCGCCGCGTCGGCCACCGGCAGCTCGCCGAGGACCTCGTCGGGGACGTCTTCCTGCGCGCGTTCCGCCGGCTGTCCACCTTCGAGTGGCAGGGCGTGGACCTCGGTGCCTGGATCACCACCATCGCCCGCAACCGTGTGCACGATCACTTCAAGTCGGCGCGCTTCCGCCTCGAACGCACCACCGACGAGGTGCGCGAACCCGCTCCCTCCGGCCAGAGCCACGAGGACCCCGAACGCATCGCGGTGGCTCGCGACATGGCCCGGGCGCTCGGCGCGGCGCTCGAGGGTCTGAAGGGTGAGCACCGCGAGGTCATCGAGCTGCGTTTCATCCACGACCTGTCGGTCGCGGAGACGGCCGCCGTCATGGAGCGCTCCGTCGGGGCCACCAAGGCGCTGCAGTACCGGGCGCTCAAAGCGCTCTCCGGCGCCGTGCAGGACCACCCGGAGCTCGCCAAGCTCGCCGCGACCGGGCTCACCGGCCTGCTCGCCCTCCTGGTGGTCGGCGCGTGA
- a CDS encoding YihY/virulence factor BrkB family protein: MKERLARWPVFAVLFRVLDRYRLDAADQFAAAIGLFVFIALIPVFLLAIAIAGHVYAGEADQVALAEALTRSVPGLGATLGGGEGVDGFVQTIIDRRGAITATGLVGVLLTALRPVNAAMMATLTVFRGRVPIGARLRGRQVVAGLMLGAVALAAVGTSTAIGFAGLPTSVRYVVSLGATFALDVLLFWTAYTFLAPGSRVRGRDLLPGALLAGAGWTLLKVAGSAYVSRQVDTADALYGAVGGVVALLLVLYLAGRLYLYGAELAAVRYERRHGPIPLPAGTSSLARVDDPLPDATYVTAPGAPPRGGPTTAPADLPGALGPADRRKVAALVVGAAGIGLVYRVMRGSDAS; encoded by the coding sequence GTGAAGGAACGGCTCGCCCGGTGGCCGGTGTTCGCGGTGCTGTTCCGCGTGCTCGACCGGTACCGGCTGGATGCCGCCGACCAGTTCGCCGCCGCCATCGGGCTGTTCGTCTTCATCGCCCTGATCCCGGTCTTCCTCCTCGCCATCGCGATCGCCGGCCACGTGTACGCCGGGGAGGCCGACCAGGTCGCGTTGGCCGAGGCCCTGACCCGCAGCGTGCCCGGTCTCGGCGCGACGCTCGGCGGTGGGGAGGGCGTCGACGGGTTCGTCCAGACCATCATCGACCGCCGCGGGGCGATCACGGCGACCGGCCTCGTCGGCGTGCTGTTGACGGCGCTGCGCCCGGTCAACGCGGCGATGATGGCGACGTTGACCGTGTTCCGCGGCCGGGTCCCGATCGGTGCGCGGCTGCGCGGGCGCCAGGTCGTGGCCGGGCTGATGCTCGGTGCCGTCGCGCTCGCGGCCGTGGGAACCTCGACGGCCATCGGGTTCGCGGGCCTGCCGACCTCGGTGCGCTACGTGGTCTCGCTCGGCGCGACCTTCGCGCTGGACGTGCTGCTGTTCTGGACCGCGTACACCTTCCTGGCACCGGGGAGCCGGGTGCGTGGCCGCGACCTGTTGCCGGGAGCGCTGCTCGCCGGTGCGGGCTGGACCCTGCTCAAGGTGGCCGGATCGGCGTACGTCAGCCGTCAGGTCGACACGGCCGACGCCCTGTACGGCGCGGTCGGTGGCGTCGTGGCGTTGCTGCTCGTCCTCTACCTCGCCGGTCGCCTCTACCTGTACGGCGCCGAGCTGGCCGCGGTGCGCTACGAGCGCCGCCACGGACCCATCCCGCTGCCCGCTGGGACCTCGTCCCTCGCGCGGGTGGATGACCCGCTGCCGGACGCCACGTACGTGACCGCCCCCGGGGCGCCGCCTCGTGGCGGGCCGACCACGGCTCCAGCCGACCTCCCCGGCGCTCTCGGACCGGCCGATCGACGCAAGGTGGCCGCGTTGGTGGTCGGTGCGGCGGGTATCGGTCTGGTCTACCGCGTGATGCGCGGCTCGGATGCCTCGTAG
- the hemC gene encoding hydroxymethylbilane synthase, whose product MTDRPPVAPTTGPWRIATRRSHLAQVQAGHVGQALETATGRPYELVPMATTGDEHPDRALDAFDAKGLFVDRTRGAVLAGDCHLVVHSYKDLPTEAHPDLTIGGVPARVDPRDALVTRAGWRLADLPRDRQVVIGTSSPRRRAQIAKHRRDVLVQPIRGNIETRLGKVARGEVDGVVLALAGILRARPDVPGLTVVPLEHGEMLHAPAQGALALECRVDDAATRKALRKLDHEDTRSAVTAEREVLLQLQGGCTAPIGAHAEVRVGPTGEKRIELLGLLSDPSGTSLYRASHETGASEPHLLGRVMAATLLEAGGDRVLERLRAADGA is encoded by the coding sequence GTGACCGACCGTCCCCCGGTCGCCCCCACGACCGGTCCCTGGCGCATCGCCACGCGTCGGTCCCACCTCGCCCAGGTCCAGGCGGGCCACGTCGGCCAGGCGCTCGAGACGGCGACCGGTCGCCCCTACGAGCTGGTCCCCATGGCGACCACCGGGGACGAGCATCCCGACCGCGCGCTCGACGCCTTCGACGCCAAGGGCCTCTTCGTCGACCGGACGCGGGGCGCGGTCCTCGCAGGGGACTGCCACCTCGTGGTGCACTCCTACAAGGACCTGCCGACCGAGGCGCACCCGGACCTGACGATCGGTGGGGTCCCGGCACGCGTCGACCCTCGTGATGCCCTGGTGACCCGCGCGGGGTGGCGCCTGGCGGACCTGCCCCGCGACCGCCAGGTCGTGATCGGGACCTCCTCGCCCCGTCGCAGGGCCCAGATCGCCAAGCACCGCCGCGACGTGCTCGTCCAGCCCATCCGGGGCAACATCGAGACCCGGCTCGGCAAGGTCGCACGTGGCGAGGTCGACGGGGTCGTGCTCGCCCTCGCCGGCATCCTGCGTGCGCGCCCCGACGTGCCGGGGTTGACGGTGGTCCCCCTCGAGCACGGCGAGATGTTGCACGCGCCGGCGCAGGGTGCGCTCGCCCTCGAGTGCCGGGTCGACGACGCGGCGACCCGCAAGGCCCTGCGCAAGCTCGACCACGAGGACACCCGGTCGGCCGTGACGGCCGAGCGTGAGGTGCTGCTCCAGCTCCAGGGGGGGTGCACCGCCCCGATCGGCGCCCACGCCGAGGTCCGGGTCGGGCCCACCGGCGAGAAGCGCATCGAGCTGCTCGGCCTGCTGTCGGACCCGAGCGGCACCAGCCTCTACCGCGCCTCGCACGAGACCGGCGCGTCCGAGCCGCACCTGCTCGGTCGCGTGATGGCCGCCACGCTGCTCGAGGCAGGTGGCGACCGGGTGCTCGAGCGGCTCCGCGCGGCCGACGGCGCCTGA